In Penaeus monodon isolate SGIC_2016 chromosome 15, NSTDA_Pmon_1, whole genome shotgun sequence, a genomic segment contains:
- the LOC119582089 gene encoding uncharacterized protein LOC119582089 has translation MVRLTSWVVFLILLVTIGCTETAERNESRLKINSNVVDLELLLSQLSKPDAIQDPPSGQMLILQNQLPVKTNENASTPDKPNAKRVLRLAVFSDDALMTHLADLYPEDPLTATEKYITTGVLAIEELIQQAVGEGVDFKIKLVQVGVWAEKGATPFNTNGLSSSNLLNFCEWASERKPGRGDPGYWHHALMLTGKELFETTKDSLGVTFVGGMCHPQTSCSMVEANSFKAVQVAAHELAHSMGVPHDGEGAAARCPGEGFIMGQSLSEETFAWSNCSRDAISAFLRNDTCLEREEDSKGYRGLDHTQGGLPGQRYTADEQCALALGASYRATPSKRSICEYLMCTNGVTTRGVHPALPGTSCGNNRVCIAGKCGAGGGGTRPPSQPNPPSNPDKPTWPPSNPDRPPTWPPSNPYKPPNKPTRPPSNPNRPPSNPNRPPSNPNRPPNRPNRPSRPTNKPIPFSSVEVTDGVITEKEKFPLATIPSELGNIPMPYRCHFMPPFLHRYIGCDNYPNRNPASPHTTGQFPGYLGPTAEVYGHFLVDGESEMPSVPGEQLQDSPVSGEIRNPTLTEILPPDEEMKNSSIPDSAITGELQQSLTFIEVENSTHASQGQELLISIQDLQNVSTIMNEVGGNQDSIHQVQPSSSSAQQVQEVIATTYQEKPTSATIQDVTESPISPHNITKSPVTAYEGTDYSVSTHATNVSLTSAEQLVPTVNVEDIYPLTTEKVTNTAIPVQGMEYSLIYNVTTEQVSTAEPAAMEQQQAITQSTSIEEGTPTEQSSTEPTSTKLPVSEQMSTEKSGAAQSTTEQPFTKLTTTEQLVEELTPAYQTATKQPAFEQNTEEPDTKLITTKQPATEQLGTEQTIIEQPHTEKITIEEITTEQPTAETTTVEQITTEEGAKGQPTTEQNTTEKSLSEEIATEKSTNGQPTTTESSTTEGIPAERPVQQEEPPVVPITATHTFSEQTFTKPVQNPEGDHSATENSEEEQGNTIFSVEDFNVAGSGLHFSIPSHLLHSFLAPVLMGSLAKDASMPKGPLKDKHRFKENFGRQHDEFARFASLREGHHQKPVVAATAPTHTRAIRIGPCSRTCGGGTRSVTQVCVKMGAPEIKVSEDLCDGLPYSFSPFNQSCNTFPCSIPKWVVGPWSACSDWCGLGIQRRLVACGLPLVAGASPLTAGRFMTPARCAEAQPTEVRLCKGPCVEVDCTVPENVLHPACRHLLKDTPLERDHARHSSLG, from the exons ATGGTCCGTTTAACCTCTTGGGTTGTGTTCCTCATTCTCCTGGTGACAATTGGCTGTACTGAG ACAGCTGAAAGGAACGAATCTCGTCTCAAAATCAACAGCAATGTCGTCGATCTGGAGCTGTTACTCTCACAACTGTCCAAGCCCGACGCAATACAAGACCCGCCTTCTGGCCAGATGCTCATCTTACAGAATCAGTTACCTGTCAAGACCAACGAGAACGCGTCTACTCCAG ATAAACCGAACGCAAAGAGGGTGCTGCGCCTGGCCGTGTTCTCCGACGATGCTCTCATGACCCACCTCGCCGACCTTTACCCTGAAGACCCGCTCACCGCCACCGAGAAGTACATCACCACGGGCGTCTTGGCA ATCGAGGAGCTCATCCAACAGGCCGTGGGTGAGGGCGTGGACTTCAAGATAAAGCTGGTGCAGGTGGGCGTGTGGGCTGAGAAAGGGGCGACGCCCTTCAACACCAACGGCCTTTCATCCAGTAACTTGCTGAACTTCTGCGAGTGGGCGAGTGAGAGGAAACCTGGGCGCGGCGATCCCGGCTACTGGCATCACGCCTTGATGTTGACAGG GAAGGAGCTGTTCGAGACGACGAAGGATTCTTTGGGCGTGACCTTCGTGGGCGGCATGTGCCACCCTCAGACGTCCTGCTCCATGGTCGAGGCCAACTCCTTCAAGGCCGTGCAAGTGGCCGCCCACGAACTGGCGCACTCCATGGGCGTCCCGCACGACGGCGAGGGGGCGGCCGCCCGCTGCCCTGGCGAGGGCTTCATCATGGGCCAGTCGCTCTCCGAAGAGACCTTCGCCTGGTCCAACTGCTCGCGGGACGCCATCAGCGCCTTCCTCAG gaaTGATACGTgcttggagagagaggaggacagtaAAGGCTATCGAGGACTAGATCACACCCAGGGAGGACTTCCCGGCCAAAGGTACACGGCGGACGAACAGTGTGCATTGGCACTCGGCGCGAGCTACAGGGCCACTCCGTCCAAGAGG AGTATATGTGAGTACCTCATGTGTACCAACGGCGTGACGACCCGCGGCGTACACCCAGCGCTCCCCGGCACCTCCTGTGGGAACAACCGTGTCTGCATCGCCGGCAAATGCGGGGCAGGAGGTGGCGGAACACGACCGCCCAGTCAACCCAACCCACCCAGTAACCCCGATAAACCTACCTGGCCTCCTAGCAACCCTGACAGACCTCCTACCTGGCCTCCTAGTAATCCTTACAAGCCTCCTAACAAACCAACCCGGCCTCCTAGCAACCCCAACAGGCCTCCTAGCAACCCCAACAGGCCTCCTAGCAACCCCAACAGGCCTCCTAACAGACCTAACAGACCCAGCAGACCCACTAACAAACCCATCCCGTTCAGCAGTGTTGAAGTAACAGATGGAGTCATCACGGAGAAAGAAAAATTCCCACTGGCAACTATCCCTAGTGAG CTGGGGAACATACCTATGCCTTACCGCTGTCACTTTATGCCTCCTTTCCTCCACCGTTATATCGGATGCGACAATTATCCCAACCGCAACCCGGCCTCGCCCCACACCACTGGACAATTTCCTGGATATTTGGGCCCCACTGCTGAAGTCTACGGACACTTTTTGGTTGATGGAGAAAGCGAGATGCCGTCCGTTCCTGGTGAACAACTGCAAGATTCTCCGGTTAGTGGAGAAATTCGCAATCCTACTTTGACTGAAATTCTTCCCCCcgatgaagaaatgaaaaattcatCCATACCTGATTCTGCTATCACTGGAGAACTACAGCAGAGCTTGACCTTCATCGAAGTTGAAAATTCCACGCATGCTAGTCAAGGTCAGGAACTACTCATCTCCATTCAAGATCTCCAAAATGTCTCTACCATCATGAATGAAGTCGGAGGCAACCAGGATTCCATACATCAAGTACAGCCGTCCTCTTCATCCGCACAGCAAGTCCAAGAGGTTATTGCTACCACATACCAAGAGAAACCGACCTCCGCTACTATACAGGACGTCACTGAGTCCCCTATCAGTCCACACAACATCACAAAGTCCCCTGTCACTGCATATGAAGGCACTGATTATTCTGTTTCTACACATGCGACAAATGTGTCTCTGACGTCCGCCGAGCAATTGGTCCCAACTGTCAACGTAGAAGACATTTACCCACTCACAACGGAAAAGGTTACAAATACAGCGATTCCAGTTCAAGGTATGGAATATTCCCTTATATATAATGTCACTACAGAACAAGTAAGTACAGCTGAACCGGCCGCTATGGAGCAGCAACAAGCCATTACACAGTCAACTTCCATAGAAGAAGGAACCCCTACTGAACAATCGTCTACAGAACCAACCTCTACAAAACTACCTGTTAGTGAACAAATGTCCACAGAAAAATCCGGTGCAGCACAGAGTACCACAGAACAGCCTTTTACAAAACTAACGACTACAGAGCAACTTGTCGAAGAACTAACACCTGCATATCAAACTGCTACAAAACAACCTGCTTTTGAGCAAAATACTGAAGAACCTGATACAAAACTGATTACTACAAAGCAACCTGCTACAGAACAACTTGGTACTGAACAAACCATTATAGAACAACCTCATACAGAGAAGATTACAATAGAGGAAATCACTACTGAACAACCTACAGCAGAAACAACCACAGTGGAACAAATCACTACCGAGGAGGGGGCAAAAGGACAACCTACCACTGAGCAAAATACAACCGAAAAATCTTTAAGCGAAGAAATCGCCACGGAAAAATCTACTAACGGTCAGCCTACTACTACTGAATCAAGTACCACTGAAGGCATCCCAGCAGAGCGACCCGTCCAGCAGGAAGAACCTCCCGTAGTGCCGATCACTGCAACACACACGTTTTCTGAACAGACCTTTACAAAACCTGTCCAAAATCCTGAGGGAGACCACAGCGCCACAGAGAACTCGGAGGAAGAACAGGGCAATACCATTTTTTCAGTAGAAGATTTCAACGTAGCCGGATCTGGTCTTCACTTCTCCATCCCATCACACTTGCTGCACAGTTTCTTGGCTCCTGTGCTCATGGGATCCCTGGCGAAGGACGCGTCAATGCCCAAAGGACCGCTGAAGGATAAACATCGCTTCAAGGAAAACTTCGGTCGCCAACATGATGAGTTTGCAAG GTTCGCCAGTCTCCGGGAGGGGCATCATCAGAAGCCTGTAGTAGCTGCCACTGCCCCAACCCACACACGCGCCATACGCATTGGCCCCTGTTCCCGCACTTGTGGAGGCGGCACACGTTCAGTCACCCAG GTGTGTGTTAAAATGGGCGCTCCAGAAATCAAAGTTTCGGAAGACTTGTGTGACGGCCTTCCTTACTCCTTCTCGCCCTTCAACCAGTCCTGCAACACGTTCCCTTGCTCGATCCCCAA GTGGGTAGTGGGTCCGTGGAGTGCGTGTTCTGACTGGTGCGGTCTGGGCATCCAGCGTCGACTTGTGGCGTGCGGTCTTCCCCTGGTTGCAGGAGCGTCGCCCTTGACTGCGGGTCGCTTCATGACGCCGGCCCGGTGCGCAGAGGCCCAGCCGACGGAGGTCAGGCTGTGCAAGGGGCCCTGCGTGGAAG TGGACTGCACTGTACCTGAAAATGTCCTACACCCTGCCTGTCGTCATCTTCTTAAGGACACGCCCCTGGAGAGAGACCACGCCCGCCATAGCTCCCTAGGATGA
- the LOC119582101 gene encoding uncharacterized protein LOC119582101, with translation MGRPFSEPGLFAILLLLLLPDGSLTTENRGQIYPDQMRGDPQVRLESLAEDIDSLNGDDFSYKMENSSKPNKTDDTDTRVLRLAVFSDVALLNHLSDLHPEDPLAATHSYITTSVSASEELIQQAVGEGVDFRIKLVQVGVWAEKGATPFNTNGLSSSNLLNFCEWASERKPGRGDPGYWHHALMLTGKELFETTKDSLGVTFVGGLCHPRTSCSMIEANSFKAVQVAAHELAHSMGVPHDGEGAAARCPGEGFIMGQSLSEETFAWSNCSRDAISAFLRNETCLERGTASSRATPVELDHTKGGPPGQRYPADAQCQLAHGKGFRATPSKWNLCKYLMCTNGVTTRGAHPALPGTSCGTNRICVAGDCKEGKIPPTRPPTEPPTKPPTKPPGNGGGDSVFPPAKIPNEIQYIPIPHRCYFMPPFLHPYIGCKAPPTGSSNRPQRPNRPNRQDRPQRPAKAPQPFRIGISTLLEIINRTYSEDNYTRIYVNDESVETTDAETTKTLASESESSEATTASAEFTEVITFDPESPKTTVSSDKSRQISDNETPVPKNISKETTSVIWKSVENTESSQIPTTESKLPDDEFVLFDAVNEAVESLASEIRSLTEEETQMQDDKENGEKSSEDKDLGVADQNATDTGTKSGILSINQNPETNDPLEEVTVMPYTTETITTQTTADYSINDQMITSKLPNEAKNITQGQTNHSRSEQSVTIRLPADDAHQVENFTSSEAEKQTIGIPMSAIDEKQLTNNYKDEEESSATFSVDNFTIAGSGLHLSLPSHLLQGLLTPVLMNSFGNGVPMTKEGEDLLVNRRQAEENFDRHHAAHTRISYLRDGYRQEPLLAATAPMHTRAFRISPCTRACGGGTRRVTQVCVETSAPEVVVSQALCNGLPYDVVPFNQSCNTFPCAVPEWVVGPWSPCSHWCGLGLQRRLVACGMPLVEGATPLSAARFLVAGKCSREQPVDVKLCKGSCIQVDCKLPSNRLHPACFHLLGETPIERDHKQVS, from the exons ATGGGGAGGCCGTTTTCAGAACCGGGGCTGTTTGCaattttgttgcttttattgttaccAGATGGAAGTTTAACTACA GAAAATCGCGGACAAATATACCCGGACCAGATGCGTGGCGACCCACAGGTCAGACTTGAATCACTCGCTGAAGACATCGACAGTTTGAATGGAGATGATTTCTCTTACAAAATGGAAAATTCGTCGAAGCCAAACAAGACAGACG atacagacacacgtgTGCTTCGTCTCGCTGTGTTTTCCGACGTCGCCCTCCTGAACCACCTCTCCGACCTTCATCCAGAAGACCCACTCGCTGCCACCCACAGTTACATCACCACCAGCGTCTCAGCG AGCGAGGAGCTCATCCAACAGGCCGTGGGTGAGGGCGTGGACTTCAGGATAAAGCTGGTGCAGGTGGGCGTGTGGGCTGAGAAAGGGGCGACGCCCTTCAACACCAACGGCCTTTCATCCAGTAACTTGCTGAACTTCTGCGAGTGGGCGAGTGAGAGGAAACCTGGACGCGGCGATCCCGGCTACTGGCATCACGCCTTGATGTTGACAGG GAAGGAGCTGTTCGAGACGACGAAGGATTCTTTGGGCGTGACCTTCGTGGGCGGCCTGTGCCACCCTCGGACGTCCTGCTCCATGATCGAGGCCAACTCCTTCAAGGCCGTGCAAGTGGCCGCCCACGAACTGGCGCACTCCATGGGCGTCCCGCACGACGGCGAGGGGGCGGCCGCCCGCTGCCCTGGCGAGGGCTTCATCATGGGCCAGTCGCTCTCCGAAGAGACCTTCGCCTGGTCCAACTGCTCGCGGGACGCCATCAGCGCCTTCCTCAG GAATGAAACGTGCTTGGAGAGAGGCACCGCGTCGAGCAGAGCAACACCTGTGGAGTTGGATCACACCAAGGGAGGGCCACCTGGTCAGAGGTACCCCGCTGATGCCCAGTGTCAGCTAGCACACGGAAAGGGGTTTAGGGCGACGCCGTCCAAATGG AATCTCTGTAAGTACCTTATGTGCACCAACGGCGTAACGACCCGCGGGGCCCATCCGGCCCTCCCTGGAACCAGCTGCGGAACGAACCGAATCTGCGTAGCTGGTGACTGCAAGGAAGGCAAGATCCCCCCGACTAGGCCACCTACAGAGCCGCCCACGAAACCGCCCACAAAGCCTCCAGGCAATGGGGGCGGCGACTCCGTCTTCCCTCCGGCCAAAATCCCGAATGAG ATCCAGTACATACCGATTCCCCACCGCTGTTATTTCATGCCTCCGTTCCTCCATCCATACATCGGGTGCAAGGCCCCCCCGACCGGTTCCTCAAATCGTCCTCAACGTCCCAATCGTCCTAATCGCCAGGATCGTCCACAAAGACCTGCTAAAGCACCCCAACCATTTAGGATTGGAATTTCAACCCTACTCGAAATAATTAATAGAACCTACAGTGAGGACAACTACACAAGGATTTATGTTAATGATGAGTCTGTAGAAACCACCGACGCAGAGACAACGAAAACCCTCGCCTCAGAGAGTGAGTCATCGGAAGCCACTACTGCCAGCGCTGAGTTTACAGAGGTCATCACTTTCGATCCAGAGTCGCCGAAAACCACAGTTAGTAGTGATAAGTCGCGGCAAATATCTGATAACGAAACACCTGTTCCAAAAAATATCTCAAAAGAAACAACCTCTGTTATATGGAAGTCGGTCGAAAACACTGAATCATCACAGATCCCCACGACTGAATCAAAATTGCCAGATGACGAGTTCGTGTTATTCGACGCCGTAAATGAAGCTGTAGAGTCTCTCGCAAGTGAAATCCGTTCTCTCACAGAAGAAGAAACTCAAATGCAGGACGataaggagaatggagaaaaatCATCCGAAGACAAGGACCTTGGCGTTGCGGACCAGAACGCCACAGACACGGGAACAAAAAGTGGTATTCTAAGCATAAATCAGAACCCAGAGACAAACGATCCATTAGAAGAAGTCACAGTGATGCCTTACACGACGGAAACGATAACAACACAAACCACAGCAGATTATTCCATCAATGACCAAATGATAACTTCAAAATTACCTAACGAAGCCAAAAACATAACACAAGGACAAACAAATCATTCAAGATCAGAGCAATCGGTCACCATACGACTCCCTGCAGACGATGCGCACCAAGTAGAAAACTTCACAAGCAGTGAAGCTGAAAAACAAACAATAGGAATCCCCATGTCTGCAATCGACGAAAAGCAGCTCACTAATAATTACAAAGACGAGGAGGAAAGCAGTGCGACGTTTTCTGTGGATAATTTTACTATTGCGGGATCAGGTCTTcacctctccctgccctcccacCTTCTTCAGGGCTTGCTTACTCCCGTTCTCATGAACTCTTTCGGGAACGGCGTGCCTatgacgaaggagggagaggatctCCTTGTGAACAGACGCCAGGCGGAAGAAAATTTCGATCGCCATCACGCTGCGCATACAAG AATATCTTACCTTCGGGATGGATATCGACAAGAGCCCTTGTTGGCCGCAACTGCACCCATGCACACGCGCGCCTTCCGCATTAGTCCTTGCACTCGGGCCTGCGGTGGCGGCACCCGGAGAGTCACTCAG GTGTGCGTTGAGACGAGCGCTCCAGAGGTTGTGGTTTCTCAGGCCCTTTGCAACGGGCTGCCCTACGACGTCGTCCCCTTCAACCAGTCCTGTAATACATTTCCCTGCGCCGTACCTGA gTGGGTGGTTGGGCCGTGGAGTCCGTGTTCACATTGGTGCGGTCTCGGCCTCCAGCGCCGGCTTGTGGCGTGCGGAATGCCTTTGGTGGAAGGAGCGACGCCCCTCTCTGCAGCTCGCTTCCTGGTCGCTGGGAAATGTTCTAGAGAACAGCCGGTGGACGTGAAGTTGTGTAAGGGATCTTGTATACAAG TTGACTGCAAGCTGCCAAGCAACCGTCTACACCCGGCTTGCTTTCACTTGCTCGGAGAAACTCCCATTGAAAGAGACCACAAGCAGGTGTCGTGA